One stretch of Sphingomonas rosea DNA includes these proteins:
- a CDS encoding tyrosine-type recombinase/integrase, giving the protein MGHAIYDPGQEDRPAWNVGRKLGAKRPLLPKQVWAVRFFLEQEHRLRDRALFDLAIDSKLRGCDLVKIKIDELVSGARIRQRAIIVQQKTGRPVQFELLEPARTSLLQWLERRGGSLDEYVFPSRVDRLSHMSTRQYARLVDEWVTAIGLRREDYGTHSLRRTKAALIYKQTGNLRAVQILLGHTKIETTVRYLGVEVEDALALSEATEI; this is encoded by the coding sequence ATGGGACATGCAATCTACGATCCCGGTCAGGAAGACCGTCCCGCGTGGAATGTTGGCCGAAAGCTCGGTGCGAAGCGCCCGCTTCTACCCAAGCAGGTCTGGGCCGTGCGCTTTTTCCTGGAGCAGGAACACCGCCTTCGCGATCGCGCCCTCTTCGACCTAGCGATCGACAGCAAGCTTCGCGGATGCGACCTCGTTAAGATCAAGATCGATGAGCTGGTAAGCGGAGCCCGCATCCGCCAGCGAGCAATAATCGTCCAGCAGAAGACCGGCCGTCCGGTGCAGTTCGAACTTCTGGAGCCCGCTCGCACGAGCCTGCTCCAGTGGCTTGAGCGGCGCGGTGGCTCGCTCGACGAGTATGTCTTTCCCAGCCGTGTTGACCGGCTTTCACATATGAGCACTCGGCAATACGCTCGTCTGGTCGACGAGTGGGTGACGGCGATTGGACTTCGTCGAGAGGACTACGGCACTCATTCACTCCGGCGAACGAAGGCAGCCCTGATCTACAAGCAGACAGGTAACCTGCGCGCAGTGCAGATCTTGCTCGGGCATACCAAGATCGAGACGACGGTTCGATACCTTGGCGTAGAAGTCGAAGACGCTTTGGCGCTTTCCGAAGCGACTGAGATTTGA
- a CDS encoding O-methyltransferase, which produces MASFDVVNYSLRPSKSIQRQLVFEGVKKLQAQLDLDRLVYVGFGSIWFTDFVLAHKLLGVDDMVSIESNEVGYRRAVFNSPYATVRVRHGFSSAVLPSLYEDEIVRGRPWLVWLDYDKEFNADLKEDVVALVENAPTNSILLVTFNGNEMKYDKAPERPEHLKRLFGSVVPDDLPTRACKDDRMQETLADFSLQMMQSVAADLARPGGFVPAFRLIYRDVAPMVTVGGVLPARGAARIASEVVRAADWPCRPQKPIVAPHLTVREAASLQSRLPCVGRLERADVQALGFDLEDDQLEAFQAYYRHYPAYAQIVA; this is translated from the coding sequence ATGGCGTCCTTCGATGTGGTCAATTATAGTCTGCGCCCGAGCAAAAGCATCCAGCGGCAGCTCGTCTTCGAAGGTGTGAAGAAGCTCCAGGCGCAGCTAGATCTCGACCGCTTGGTGTACGTCGGGTTCGGCTCGATCTGGTTCACCGACTTCGTTCTCGCGCACAAGCTGCTGGGCGTCGACGACATGGTTTCAATTGAAAGCAACGAAGTCGGCTATCGGCGCGCCGTCTTCAACTCGCCTTATGCGACTGTTCGTGTCCGGCACGGTTTCTCGTCGGCGGTCCTGCCGTCCCTCTACGAGGACGAAATCGTCCGTGGGCGACCTTGGCTGGTGTGGCTGGACTACGATAAGGAGTTCAACGCCGACCTGAAGGAGGACGTCGTCGCCCTGGTCGAGAACGCACCGACCAACAGCATCCTTCTCGTGACCTTCAATGGAAACGAGATGAAGTACGACAAGGCTCCCGAACGCCCCGAGCATCTTAAGCGGCTCTTCGGCTCCGTGGTCCCGGACGACCTGCCGACCAGGGCATGCAAAGACGATCGGATGCAGGAAACGCTAGCCGACTTCTCGCTTCAGATGATGCAGTCTGTCGCCGCGGATCTCGCCAGGCCTGGCGGCTTCGTGCCCGCATTCCGTCTTATTTATCGCGATGTCGCTCCGATGGTCACCGTGGGAGGCGTCCTTCCGGCAAGAGGGGCGGCCCGGATCGCTTCCGAGGTCGTCCGGGCTGCCGATTGGCCTTGCCGGCCCCAAAAACCCATCGTGGCGCCGCATCTCACGGTGCGGGAGGCGGCTTCGCTTCAGAGCAGATTGCCTTGTGTCGGCCGCCTGGAGCGTGCGGACGTGCAGGCACTCGGCTTCGACTTGGAAGACGACCAGCTAGAAGCTTTTCAGGCCTACTACCGGCATTACCCGGCCTATGCACAGATTGTGGCATGA
- a CDS encoding ATP-binding protein — MITRDISLEDCILDLIDNSVDGAWSQEGSRPMGLADGADLSSYRIEIEAGPEAFVIRDNCGGMTLDAAADHAFSFGRSSLSEHDEYSIGVYGIGMKRAVFKLGSEIRVRSTFTSEDGNRMSFAVPINVIDWLGSDAPPWDFDIVDDDPLDADGVEIVVRSLTQGSSTSFSSPAFLQNLKRTIARDYSFHLLRGLRIFLNGEPVTGWAIELRQSDEFVPVRMEYEDEVEGQPVSIEIIGGMAAPPPESIDPDESEEGDRRYGWYVVCNGRIVLAADKSQITGWGTEGWPQWHYQYAGFIGIIFFTAAKASALPLTTTKRSVDTSSEVYRRARPRMREVSKSWISYTNQRKQALEEARRKENAAVAVPLAAVASRSAVTLPTLVPKPVEKPANINYSVPVTRMKKMAKALGSINMPYREVGLKTFDYAYDDLVGDD, encoded by the coding sequence ATGATCACCCGCGACATCAGTCTCGAGGACTGCATTTTGGACTTGATCGACAACAGCGTCGACGGCGCCTGGAGCCAGGAAGGCAGTCGGCCAATGGGGTTGGCCGACGGCGCCGATCTGTCCAGCTACAGGATCGAGATCGAGGCGGGACCGGAAGCATTCGTCATCAGGGACAACTGCGGTGGCATGACGCTGGACGCCGCCGCCGATCACGCCTTCAGCTTCGGTCGCAGCTCGCTCTCAGAGCACGACGAGTACAGCATCGGGGTCTATGGCATCGGCATGAAGCGCGCCGTGTTCAAGTTGGGCTCGGAAATTCGGGTGCGCAGCACCTTCACCAGTGAGGACGGCAACCGAATGTCGTTCGCGGTCCCGATCAACGTCATCGACTGGCTCGGGAGCGACGCCCCGCCGTGGGACTTCGATATCGTGGACGACGATCCGCTCGATGCCGACGGAGTCGAGATCGTCGTGAGGTCGTTAACTCAAGGCTCGTCCACCTCCTTCTCCAGCCCGGCTTTCCTGCAGAACCTGAAGCGTACGATCGCACGGGACTATTCCTTCCATCTACTGCGGGGTCTCCGCATCTTTCTCAATGGCGAACCCGTTACGGGGTGGGCCATCGAACTGCGGCAAAGCGACGAGTTCGTACCGGTCCGCATGGAATACGAGGACGAAGTGGAGGGCCAGCCGGTCTCGATCGAGATCATCGGCGGCATGGCCGCGCCACCGCCAGAGAGCATCGATCCGGACGAGAGTGAGGAAGGCGACCGTCGCTACGGATGGTACGTCGTCTGCAACGGCCGCATTGTACTGGCCGCCGACAAGTCGCAAATCACGGGCTGGGGAACCGAGGGGTGGCCTCAGTGGCATTACCAGTACGCTGGCTTTATCGGTATTATCTTCTTCACTGCCGCCAAGGCGTCTGCCCTCCCGCTCACCACCACAAAGAGGAGCGTAGACACTTCGTCGGAGGTGTACCGCCGCGCTCGACCCAGGATGCGCGAAGTATCCAAGTCCTGGATCTCGTATACGAACCAGCGCAAGCAGGCCCTCGAAGAAGCCAGGCGAAAAGAGAACGCCGCGGTCGCCGTTCCGCTCGCCGCGGTCGCCTCCCGCAGCGCTGTCACTCTCCCGACGCTTGTTCCAAAGCCGGTCGAGAAGCCGGCCAACATCAATTACTCGGTACCGGTAACCCGCATGAAGAAGATGGCCAAAGCGCTCGGCAGCATCAACATGCCGTATCGTGAGGTCGGGCTGAAGACGTTCGACTACGCCTACGACGACCTCGTTGGAGACGATTGA
- a CDS encoding dCTP deaminase domain-containing protein, which translates to MAVLNDNDIEAEIVAGRLVRNADLNRLNGACYELRLGDVYYDLTEDGARIELQPGQHALIKPGHRVVLITAEELETPSNVSVKVVSKGSLFSVGLSAVATYADPGFSGNLGIVTQNISDKYIELPQGEPIAKAEFCRLSGAATRLYAGQHGFQMGIWPIKTHLQKTHAQVTDDPRVQSEKQESLALLPKATRSVIRRLEINQQWTNIGLVIAIIINSLAIFLVQNKLIEGLTGVATSLVAAAIIAVGSLLLNFVRRNG; encoded by the coding sequence ATGGCAGTTCTGAACGACAATGACATCGAAGCTGAGATCGTAGCGGGGCGATTGGTCAGAAACGCTGACCTAAATCGCTTGAATGGTGCGTGCTACGAGCTCCGCCTTGGCGACGTTTATTATGATCTTACGGAAGATGGTGCGCGCATTGAGCTTCAGCCCGGTCAGCACGCGTTGATTAAGCCAGGGCACCGAGTTGTGCTAATTACTGCTGAAGAGCTCGAGACACCGTCCAACGTATCGGTGAAAGTTGTTAGTAAGGGTTCCCTATTCAGTGTAGGTCTAAGCGCGGTTGCAACCTATGCTGACCCCGGGTTCAGCGGCAATCTTGGGATTGTCACCCAGAACATCAGCGACAAATATATTGAGCTGCCGCAAGGAGAGCCTATCGCTAAAGCCGAATTCTGCCGACTTAGCGGCGCAGCAACCCGGCTCTATGCTGGGCAGCACGGCTTTCAGATGGGCATTTGGCCAATCAAGACACATCTGCAGAAAACCCATGCGCAGGTCACCGATGATCCACGCGTGCAGTCCGAGAAACAGGAAAGCCTGGCGCTGCTGCCAAAGGCAACCCGATCCGTGATCCGGCGCCTTGAGATCAATCAGCAATGGACCAACATTGGTCTCGTGATCGCCATCATTATCAACTCGCTGGCGATCTTTCTGGTGCAAAACAAGCTGATCGAGGGTCTGACTGGTGTCGCGACCAGTCTCGTGGCCGCAGCCATCATCGCGGTCGGGTCGTTGCTTCTGAATTTCGTGCGGAGGAATGGCTAG
- a CDS encoding DUF1778 domain-containing protein yields the protein MRKHTGKTPSEVRIALRLPTDTLALIDQAAAALGKSRSEFILDSVRPRSIDAVLDQRVFELDEVQTAHFLDVMTTPPKANQALKALMHKRPIWD from the coding sequence ATGAGAAAGCATACGGGCAAGACACCCTCCGAGGTTCGAATCGCACTTCGTCTGCCAACCGACACGTTAGCTCTCATCGACCAGGCCGCAGCAGCGCTGGGCAAGTCACGCTCCGAGTTTATTCTCGATAGCGTGCGACCCCGGTCGATCGACGCAGTTCTCGACCAACGCGTGTTCGAGCTTGATGAAGTGCAGACAGCTCACTTCCTAGATGTCATGACGACCCCCCCGAAAGCTAACCAGGCACTCAAAGCTCTGATGCACAAGCGGCCTATTTGGGATTGA